One Panicum virgatum strain AP13 chromosome 9K, P.virgatum_v5, whole genome shotgun sequence genomic region harbors:
- the LOC120653017 gene encoding ACT domain-containing protein ACR8-like, whose product MERCHPSEVYELFVRHMNTPRVAVDNGVCETATLVQVHSARKHGVLLEAVAALSDHGVCVRKGYISSDDGRWFMDVFHVTDAAGRKVADADALLARLESSLSADALPPRTPPAAGAAAGVHTLLELVGVDRPGLLSEVFAVLHDLRCGIVDARAWTHGGRVAALVFVRDEETGAPIDDAVRVRRVESRLRHILRGGARGARTVVLADAASVNLDRRLHQLLNEDGEAGSRADQAEQPTTTAVAVQDWGERGYSVVTVSCRDRPKLLFDVVCTLTDLDYVVYHGTFDTDGDHAQQEFYIRRLDGRPISSLAERRRVIQCLQAAIERRASEGVRLELRITDRRGLLAYVTRVFRENSLSVTHAEITTRGDMAMNVFHVTDVAGRPADPKTIDDVIQRIGTESLRVDEERWPRLCSTEGDAGRGGGAGIFSLGSLVKKNLVSLGLIRSCS is encoded by the exons ATGGAGCGGTGCCATCCCTCCGAGGTGTACGAGCTCTTCGTGCGCCACATGAACACCCCGAG GGTGGCGGTGGACAACGGCGTCTGCGAGACGGCGACGCTGGTGCAGGTGCACAGCGCGCGGAAGCACGGCGTGCTgctggaggcggtggcggcgctctcGGACCACGGCGTCTGCGTCCGCAAGGGCTACATCTCCTCGGACGACGGGCGGTGGTTCATGGACGTCTTCCACGTCACCGACGCCGCGGGCCGCAAGgtggccgacgccgacgcgctgCTAGCGCGCCTCGAGTCCTCGCTCTCCGCCGACGCAttgccgccgcgcacgccgcctgcggccggggcggcggcgggggtgcacACCCtgctcgagctcgtcggcgttgaccGCCCGGGCCTCCTCTCCGAGGTCTTCGCCGTGCTGCACGACCTCCGATGCGGCATCGTCGACGCCAGGGCGTGGACGCACGGCGGCCGCGTCGCCGCGCTCGTGTTCGTGCGCGACGAGGAGACGGGCGCGCCCATCGACGACGCGGTGCGGGTCAGACGCGTCGAGTCCAGGCTCAGGCAcatcctccgcggcggcgcgcgcggcgccagGACTGTCGTCCTCGCCGACGCCGCGTCCGTCAACCTGGACCGGCGGCTCCACCAGCTGCTCAACGAGGACGGGGAGGCCGGGAGCCGCGCCGACCAGGCGGAGCAGCCCACGACGACGGCGGTCGCGGTGCAGGATTGGGGGGAGAGGGGGTACTCGGTGGTCACCGTGAGCTGCCGCGACCGGCCCAAGCTTCTCTTCGACGTCGTCTGCACATTGACGGACTTGGATTACGTGGTGTACCACGGCACGTTCGACACCGACGGCGATCACGCGCAGCAG GAGTTCTACATCAGGCGGTTGGACGGGCGGCCAATCAGCTCTTTGGCCGAGAGGCGGCGCGTGATCCAATGCTTGCAAGCGGCCATCGAGAGGCGCGCATCCGAG GGCGTCAGGCTGGAGCTGCGCATCACCGACCGCCGCGGGCTGCTGGCCTACGTCACGCGCGTGTTCCGGGAGAACAGCCTCTCGGTCACGCACGCCGAGATCACCACCAGGGGCGACATGGCCATGAACGTGTTCCACGTCACCgacgtggccggccggccggcggaccCCAAGACCATCGACGACGTGATCCAGAGGATCGGCACGGAGAGCCTGCGGGTGGATGAGGAGCGGTGGCCGCGCCTGTGCTCCACGGAGGGCgacgcgggccgcggcggcggcgcggggatcTTCTCGCTGGGGAGCCTCGTGAAGAAGAACCTGGTCAGCCTTGGCCTCATAAGATCCTGCTCGTGA